The Papaver somniferum cultivar HN1 chromosome 3, ASM357369v1, whole genome shotgun sequence genome includes a region encoding these proteins:
- the LOC113360201 gene encoding mitochondrial import inner membrane translocase subunit TIM23-2-like → MAHSTDSSSSSSKSHDGTRMYNPYEQLNGPAQYLYSLPTSPEFLFDEEAMRKGRTWSENLCSCSGAGYVLGGISGALKGSVDGLKSSEAGETIKLRTARVLNRGGHTARKFGNSVALIGMFYAGFESMLKGCRDTDDEWNTVGAGFGTGALYRAAGGPRSAVIGGALGAFAAGLYVVGKQMLKKYVPLE, encoded by the coding sequence ATGGCGCACTCAACGGATTCATCGTCTTCTTCATCGAAATCGCATGATGGCACACGAATGTACAATCCATACGAACAACTCAACGGACCAGCACAGTACCTATACTCCTTACCAACATCACCAGAATTTCTTTTCGATGAAGAAGCTATGCGAAAAGGCCGTACATGGAGCGAGAATTTATGTTCTTGTTCTGGTGCAGGTTACGTTTTAGGTGGGATTAGCGGTGCATTGAAAGGATCAGTCGACGGGCTTAAATCCTCCGAAGCTGGCGAAACGATAAAGCTAAGAACAGCTAGGGTTTTGAATAGGGGTGGACATACTGCAAGGAAATTTGGGAACTCAGTGGCTCTTATCGGTATGTTTTATGCTGGATTTGAAAGCATGTTGAAAGGTTGTAGAGATACCGATGATGAGTGGAATACtgttggtgctggttttggtacCGGTGCGCTTTATAGAGCTGCCGGTGGACCTCGTTCTGCTGTTATTGGTGGTGCTTTAGGTGCTTTTGCTGCTGGACTTTATGTTGTTGGCAAACAGATGTTGAAAAAGTATGTTCCTTTGGAATAA